GGAGATCAATAGTAAACTAGTTTACTATTTGTTGCAACCGTTATTTTCGATCAGCTCAATGGAAGAATAGAGAATAAATAGGATGAAATCAGGTCTACTGAGGTGATATTATAGCGTTACGTCAGTAAGCGGACTGACGAAGTAAAAATCCAGGAAGATGGCTTTAAAGTAAGCGGTATCTTTTTTATTACAAGGAGGAGCATATGGAAGGCAAGGTGCTATGCGAAAGCTGTGGAATGCCGATAGCAGGCGGGAAGTATTGCCAATATTGCGTCGACGAGAAGGGAAATCTACAAACGTTCGAGGAGCGTTTCGAGCGAATGGTGCAGTGGGTGTTCGGAAAAGAACCGTCAACTCCGCGCGCTGAGGTAGAAAGACGCACGCGGGCCCGCATGCAAACTCTGCCCGCTTGGAAAGAGCACCCGAAACTAAAGGCGAAATAACATGGCTGGATATTCTGGATCTTCGCTTCCCAAGAAGCTCGGTCTCAAGCCGCCCATGACTTTGGTTGCCATTGATGCCCCGCAGGAATATCGCTCATGGCTTGGTGAACTGCCTGCGGGTGTTCATATCGTTACAAAGGTTGCCAAAACGGTTCAGGCGGCGCATTTCTTCGTCACAAAGCGCTTACTCTTGGAACAAAATCTGGCGAGATTTCGCAAACAACTGGAGCAGTCCGGGTTCGTGTGGGTCTCTTGGCCGAAGAAGGCGTCAAAGGTCGAAACAGACATCACCGAAGACACCATAAGGGAAGTCGCGTTGCCACTCGGGCTCGTTGACATTAAAGTGTGCGCTGTCAGTGATGTATGGTCCGGGCTAAAGCTTGTCATTCGCAAAAGTGAAAGAACAGCAGGCAATTTTTACCAGTAGCCATAGAAAGCAAGATCGGATGAACACTTACATTGCCCTACTAAGGGCTATTAATGCCGGCGGTGTCAATTCACTGTCCATGAAGGACTTGGTGAAACTGCTGGAAAGTATGGGGCTCGGAAACATCAAGACCTATATACAAACCGGCAACGCTGTTTTTCTTGGCAAGGAAACCGATGCAATAGAACTTCCCGATAAGATCAAGGCCAGGATTAAGCGCAGCCATGGATTTGCCCCTGAAGTGATTCTCTTGAGGCTGGAGGAGTTGGAATGCGCGATTGCATCTAACCCTTACCCGGAAGCCGATTCAGACCCCAAAGCATTGCACCTGACCTTCTTGACCTGCACGCCAAAAGCGCCGGATTTGGCCGCTCTCGATAAAATTCGGAAAGAGAGCGAGCGCTTCGTGCTCAAGGGCAGAGTTTTTTACTTTCACGCGCCCGAAGGAGTTGCGCGATCAAAGTCGTTCTCGCGAATCGAAAAATCGCTCGGTGTTTTCGGCACGGCGCGCAACTGGCGTACAGCTAGCAGGATTCTGGAAATGGCCCGGCAGATCGCATCAACCGACGCCGCTTTGCGGCATGGATGATAACTTAATCCCCTACTGAAACCAGGCTTCAAGGGCGATGATTCCCCCTAACATGGCTACACCGGCCGCGGAGAGGGCGGGAAGTATCCGATTTATCCGGCTGAATTTTTCAAATCTGCCGATCATCCCTTTTAGATAAACCATCAGAATGCCGATTCCAATCAGAGTGCTCGCAAGCCCCATGCTAAACGCCAGAATCAAAAAAAGGCCAAACACAATCTGATGAAAAGCGATTGCGCCAAGTAAAACAACCAGAGCGGACGGACAGGGGATAATTCCACCGCTGATTCCCAACCCCAGAAGAGTGGTCGAACCGATGCTTCCGTCAGGATGTGATAAATGAGAATGTCCATGGTGATGAGAGTGGGCGTGATGGCCTCCATCTTCGTGCTCCCTATGATGGCTGTCCGTGAGGGTCTGCTGGCGGTTTAAAGAACGGATTCTTTTTATGAACAGACTCGCGCCGATGACCAAAATCATCAGACCGGAAAAAAGCCCCAGCCAGGGATAGAGCCGTTCAGGAAGAATATATTTTGATAAATAAAGGGTTAAGAACCCCAAAATGAAGACGCCGGCCGTATGGGAAAGGGTAACGATTAAACCAAGGGCAAAAACGTGTCGCGCTTTGGCGCGGGATCCGATTAAGTATCCGGCAACAATCGTCTTTCCATGGCCGGGAGACAAAGCATGAAAAGTCCCCAGGCCAAAGGCAATCAGCAAAGAGACCCAGATCATCGCCCCCTTTGGGGATGTCCCATTGATTAACTCCGTGAACTTGTCTGTGGGGGTCTTCATGGGTCTGGCGTTAGCGCCCCCGTTTTTTCCAAAGGAAGCGGATTGGGTCAAAGGCCCGGTTTTATAGTAAAAATGAGCATCCAGAGTTTGTGGAGGGCTTTTGATTTCTTTTTCCGGGTAGGAACGGAGCTCATTCCCTGAGATCGGAACGGAGGAACCCACGAGCGTAATTTCTTTATCTCCAGCCGCGGAAACCTCTTTCCATCCCGTCCGGCCCGCATAATTGTTATCTTGATAGAAAACCTCTGCCGTTTCGTTTCTCGGGACGCTTGATTCGGCCTGGTAGACAATCGAAATCCGGAGAGTGGGAAGCCCGCCCGATCCGGGCGGAAACTTGATCTCCTGAGAAAGAGGCGTTAGTTTTTTTTCATTTCCGCTAATTTTAAGCGTGAGTCCCCTGGTCAATTCCACTCTCTTGATCATTAGATAAGCCTCTTGTTCGGAGAGGGTGATCGTTCCATTTTGGTCCGTGTCCATTTTCTGCCGTTCCTGGAAGGTTGGAATTTCCGCAAAATCAAGAATATAACGAATTTCAATCCCTTTGTCTCTTGCCTGAATCCCCGAATAGTGGTTAATAGAAAAATTTCCCATC
This DNA window, taken from Nitrospirota bacterium, encodes the following:
- a CDS encoding sulfite exporter TauE/SafE family protein: MMKRYLILFLSLIGVLAHLELSEAHPMGNFSINHYSGIQARDKGIEIRYILDFAEIPTFQERQKMDTDQNGTITLSEQEAYLMIKRVELTRGLTLKISGNEKKLTPLSQEIKFPPGSGGLPTLRISIVYQAESSVPRNETAEVFYQDNNYAGRTGWKEVSAAGDKEITLVGSSVPISGNELRSYPEKEIKSPPQTLDAHFYYKTGPLTQSASFGKNGGANARPMKTPTDKFTELINGTSPKGAMIWVSLLIAFGLGTFHALSPGHGKTIVAGYLIGSRAKARHVFALGLIVTLSHTAGVFILGFLTLYLSKYILPERLYPWLGLFSGLMILVIGASLFIKRIRSLNRQQTLTDSHHREHEDGGHHAHSHHHGHSHLSHPDGSIGSTTLLGLGISGGIIPCPSALVVLLGAIAFHQIVFGLFLILAFSMGLASTLIGIGILMVYLKGMIGRFEKFSRINRILPALSAAGVAMLGGIIALEAWFQ
- a CDS encoding DUF3052 family protein yields the protein MAGYSGSSLPKKLGLKPPMTLVAIDAPQEYRSWLGELPAGVHIVTKVAKTVQAAHFFVTKRLLLEQNLARFRKQLEQSGFVWVSWPKKASKVETDITEDTIREVALPLGLVDIKVCAVSDVWSGLKLVIRKSERTAGNFYQ
- a CDS encoding DUF1697 domain-containing protein, encoding MNTYIALLRAINAGGVNSLSMKDLVKLLESMGLGNIKTYIQTGNAVFLGKETDAIELPDKIKARIKRSHGFAPEVILLRLEELECAIASNPYPEADSDPKALHLTFLTCTPKAPDLAALDKIRKESERFVLKGRVFYFHAPEGVARSKSFSRIEKSLGVFGTARNWRTASRILEMARQIASTDAALRHG